A genomic region of Cannabis sativa cultivar Pink pepper isolate KNU-18-1 chromosome 1, ASM2916894v1, whole genome shotgun sequence contains the following coding sequences:
- the LOC115708244 gene encoding allene oxide synthase 3 — protein MASPTSDENNSRPLKPIPGSYGLPFFGALKDRHDYFYNQGQDEFFLSRINKYGSTVFRTNMPPGPFISSNPKVIAVLDAVSFSVLLDNSKIEKRNVLDGTFMPSTSFTGGHRVCAYLDPSEPKHAAIKGFILSTLASKHDPFIPLFRACLSELFANIEDNIRDNNVANFNDLSDNMSFNFVFNLFCDGNPTEHGLGPKANIDFDKWLFFQLHPLITLGLSKFLNLFEDLVLHTFPLPSFLVKSGYDKLYNAFYSSASVILDEAENRFNIKRDEACHNLVFVAGFNAYGGMKALFPSLIKWVALGGESLHRQLADEIRTVVKEQGGVTITALNKMSLTKSVIYEALRIDPPVPFQYGKAKEDMIVNSHDVAFQIKKGEMIFGYQPLATKDPRIFDNPEEFVSDRFVGEEGEKLLQYVYWSNGRETQNPTVDNKQCPGKDLVVLMCRVLLVELFLRYDTFTIKASKLLLGSSVKFLSLTKATTTI, from the coding sequence ATGGCTTCACCAACCTCAGACGAGAATAATTCCCGACCACTGAAACCCATCCCCGGTAGCTACGGCCTTCCATTCTTCGGAGCTCTAAAAGACCGCCACGACTACTTCTACAACCAAGGTCAGGACGAGTTCTTCCTTAGCCGGATCAACAAATATGGCTCAACAGTCTTCCGTACCAACATGCCTCCTGGTCCATTCATCTCCTCAAATCCCAAAGTCATTGCCGTCCTTGACGCCGTCAGCTTTTCCGTCCTACTCGACAACTCAAAAATCGAAAAACGTAACGTCCTTGACGGCACGTTCATGCCCTCCACCTCCTTTACCGGCGGCCACCGCGTGTGCGCTTATCTTGACCCTTCTGAGCCCAAACACGCAGCAATCAAAGGCTTCATACTCTCTACTCTCGCCTCCAAACACGACCCTTTCATCCCTCTCTTTCGTGCTTGCTTATCCGAACTTTTCGCTAATATTGAAGACAACATAAGAGATAACAACGTTGCCAACTTCAATGACTTAAGTGATAACATGTCTTTTAACTTCGTCTTTAACCTCTTTTGCGATGGTAACCCAACTGAACATGGGCTTGGACCAAAAGCAAACATAGATTTCGACAAGTGGCTCTTCTTTCAACTCCATCCACTGATAACCTTAGGACTTTCGAAGTTCCTTAATTTGTTCGAAGATTTGGTTCTACACACGTTTCCTTTACCTTCGTTTCTGGTTAAATCCGGATACGACAAGCTTTACAATGCTTTTTACTCGTCTGCAAGTGTAATCCTCGACGAAGCAGAGAATCGTTTCAATATCAAAAGAGATGAAGCTTGTCACAACTTGGTTTTCGTTGCTGGTTTCAATGCTTACGGTGGCATGAAAGCTTTGTTTCCAAGTTTAATCAAGTGGGTCGCATTAGGAGGAGAGAGTTTGCATCGACAATTGGCTGATGAAATCAGAACCGTTGTTAAGGAACAAGGTGGGGTTACCATAACAGCTTTGAATAAAATGAGTTTGACTAAGTCAGTAATCTATGAGGCATTGAGAATTGACCCTCCAGTTCCGTTTCAATATGGTAAGGCTAAAGAGGATATGATAGTCAACAGCCATGACGTGGCATTTCAGATTAAGAAAGGAGAAATGATCTTTGGATATCAGCCGTTGGCTACAAAAGATCCAAGGATTTTTGATAACCCAGAAGAATTTGTTAGTGATAGATTTGTTGGAGAAGAGGGAGAGAAGTTATTGCAATATGTTTATTGGTCAAATGGGAGGGAGACTCAGAATCCAACGGTTGATAACAAACAGTGTCCTGGAAAAGATCTGGTGGTGCTTATGTGTAGGGTACTTTTGGTGGAACTCTTCTTAAGATATGATACGTTTACTATTAAGGCTTCTAAGTTGTTGTTGGGTTCATCGGTGAAATTCTTGTCCTTGACAAAGGCCACAACCACAATTTGA